One genomic region from Anopheles bellator chromosome 2, idAnoBellAS_SP24_06.2, whole genome shotgun sequence encodes:
- the LOC131210228 gene encoding O-glucosyltransferase rumi homolog, whose product MKLLYPLVLVLFIVLQRVSASDDGMCVAKEQCSESSENKPETNRYTAEFNVYFSKIESALAGYVPCNDTNCNCHVNVLKEDLKQFKATGITKDMIERAKQYGTHYQVVDHKLHRQRDCMFPARCSGVEHFIKPLLSQLPDMDLIINCRDWPQVHRHWSKEKTPVLSFSKTEEYFDIMYPAWAFWEGGPAIALYPTGLGRWDKHRKSITEAAAEQPWEKKRPMAFFRGSRTSDERDALVMLSRAQPKLVDAQYTKNQAWKSPQDTLNAEPAHEVTLEEHCRYRFLFNFRGVAASFRFKHLFLCRSLVFHVGDEWQEFFYPSLKPWVHYVPVPVRSSPDELEALIRFFDEHDELAQAIAERGYEQVSQHLRMADVECYWKKLLKRYGKLIRYAVERDVGLIEV is encoded by the exons ATGAAACTGTTGTATCCACTAGTTCTAGTTCTGTTTATTGTCCTGCAACgagtttccgcttccgatgaTGGAATGTGTGTTGCGAAGGAGCAGTGCTCCGAATCGAGTGAAAACAAGCCTGAAACTAACCGCTACACAGCCG AGTTCAACGTATATTTCAGCAAAATTGAGTCAGCTCTAGCCGGGTATGTTCCGTGCAACGACACTAACTGTAACTGCCACGTAAATGTTCTGAAAGAGGACCTGAAGCAGTTTAAAGCAACCGGAATCACGAAGGATATGATCGAACGAGCCAAACAGTACGGGACCCACTACCAAGTGGTCGACCACAAATTGCACCGGCAACGAGATTGCATGTTTCCAGCAAGATGCTCGGGTGTAGAGCATTTCATCAAGCCCCTGCTCTCCCAGCTACCCGATATGGATCTGATCATAAATTGCCGCGATTGGCCGCAAGTTCACCGGCACTGGAGCAAAGAAAAGACCCCGGTGCTGTCGTTTAGCAAAACGGAAGAATATTTCGATATCATGTATCCGGCATGGGCCTTCTGGGAGGGTGGTCCTGCCATCGCCCTGTATCCCACCGGCCTGGGACGCTGGGATAAACACCGCAAAAGTATCACggaggccgccgccgagcaACCGTGGGAAAAGAAACGACCCATGGCATTCTTCCGCGGTTCACGCACTTCCGACGAACGGGACGCACTGGTAATGCTTTCGAGAGCCCAGCCCAAATTGGTCGATGCACAGTACACCAAGAACCAAGCGTGGAAATCTCCCCAGGACACACTGAACGCTGAACCGGCGCACGAAGTAACGCTCGAAGAGCACTGCCGGTATCGGTTTCTGTTCAACTTCCGAGGCGTCGCAGCAAGCTTTCGCTTTAAGCACCTGTTTCTCTGTCGATCGCTGGTGTTCCACGTCGGTGACGAGTGGCAGGAATTTTTCTATCCCTCCCTGAAGCCATGGGTTCACTACGTGCCAGTGCCGGTACGCAGCAGCCCGGATGAGCTCGAAGCTTTGATTCGCTTTTTCGATGAGCATGACGAGCTGGCACAGGCCATCGCCGAAAGGGGCTATGAGCAGGTGTCGCAACATCTTCGCATGGCGGATGTCGAGTGCTACTGGAAGAAGCTGCTGAAGCGATACGGCAAATTGATACGCTACGCGGTCGAGCGGGATGTAGGGTTAATCGAAGTATAG
- the LOC131209891 gene encoding UDP-glucuronic acid decarboxylase 1 isoform X1, giving the protein MVFSKRKMKQFLAFGVTIIFVICLYKSWGNPVHGMGPGQYGDEDFADEADNSVGADNFVVGEKRLAGPQERTVLATDDRTINNRRPLNGALSAEERGAIGRPVFREKHRTRQHNDLRLPAAESDSERESRLNELHEAKRQILELERKIQELEGRIPRKYPDVTFLNYKNRKRILITGGAGFVGSHLVDYLMMQGHELIVADNFFTGRKRNVEHWLGHENFELIHHDIVNPLFIEVDEIYHLASPASPPHYMYNPVKTIKTNTLGTINVLGLAKRVGAKVLIASTSEVYGDPDVHPQPETYWGHVNPIGPRACYDEGKRVSETLSYAYAKQEKVNVRVARIFNTYGPRMHMNDGRVVSNFIIQALQNQSITIYGSGKQTRSFQYVSDLVDGLVALMASNYTQPVNLGNPVERTIQDFAEIIHDLVGCKSQIIELPAVEDDPQRRKPDISRAKKIINWEPRVPLQEGLMKTIDYFRKELARSNHSQRNIFVPETTEYRNLL; this is encoded by the exons ATGGTGTTTTCGAAGAGAAAGATGAAGCAGTTCTTAGCGTTCGGAGTGACCATCATCTTCG TGATTTGTTTGTACAAATCGTGGGGCAATCCGGTGCACGGAATGGGACCGGGGCAGTACGGCGACGAGGACTTTGCCGACGAAGCCGATAACAGTGTGGGTGCGGATAACTTCGTCGTTGGCGAGAAACGGTTAGCGGGGCCGCAGGAGCGAACAGTGTTAGCAACCGACGATCGAACAATCAATAATAGACGGCCCCTTAATGGGGCCCTATCGGCGGAGGAGCGCGGTGCGATTGGCCGTCCAGTGTTCCGCGAAAAACATCGCACGAGGCAACATAACGATCtccggctgccggcggcggaatcggacagcgagcgagagtcCCGGCTCAACGAACTGCACGAGGCGAAGCGACAAATTTTGGAGCTGGAGCGCAAAATACAGGAGTTGGAAGGTCGGATACCGCGCAAGTATCCAGACGTAACCTTCCTGAACTATAAGAACCGTAAGCGAATCTTG ATAACCGGAGGGGCTGGATTCGTAGGTTCGCATCTGGTCGACTATCTCATGATGCAGGGCCACGAGTTGATAGTGGCGGACAACTTCTTCACCGGTCGCAAACGCAACGTGGAGCATTGGCTTGGGCACGAGAACTTTGAGCTTATCCACCACGACATCGTAAACCCGCTGTTCATAGAGGTGGACGAGATCTATCATCTGGCGAGCCCCGCCAGCCCCCCGCACTACATGTACAACCCGgtgaaaacgatcaaaacgAATACGCTCGGAACGATCAACGTCCTGGGGCTGGCGAAGCGGGTCGGCGCCAAGGTGCTGATAGCGAGCACCTCCGAGGTGTACGGCGATCCGGATGTGCACCCGCAGCCCGAAACATACTGGGGCCATGTGAACCCGATCGGACCGCGGGCTTGCTACGACGAAGGCAAGCGCGTCTCGGAAACGCTCAGCTACGCCTATGCCAAACAGGAGAAAGTGAACGTCCGCGTAGCGCGCATTTTCAACACATATGGGCCACGGATGCACATGAACGATGGGCGCGTCGTGTCCAACTTTATCATTCAGGCTCTGCAGAATCAGTCCATTACC ATCTACGGTAGTGGGAAGCAGACGCGTTCGTTCCAGTACGTGTCCGATCTGGTCGACGGTTTGGTCGCACTAATGGCGTCCAACTATACGCAGCCCGTTAATCTGGGCAATCCGGTGGAGCGCACGATACAAGACTTCGCCGAAATCATACACGATCTGGTGGGCTGCAAAAGTCAAATCATCGAACTACCAGCCGTGGAAGACGACCCACAGCGACGGAAGCCGGATATTTCGCGGGccaaaaaaattatcaactGGGAACCAAGG GTTCCACTGCAGGAGGGACTTATGAAAACGATCGATTACTTCCGTAAGGAGCTGGCACGATCGAACCACTCGCAGCGGAATATTTTCGTTCCCGAAACGACGGAGTATCGAAATTTACTGTGA
- the LOC131209891 gene encoding UDP-glucuronic acid decarboxylase 1 isoform X2, producing the protein MPFPTPMICLYKSWGNPVHGMGPGQYGDEDFADEADNSVGADNFVVGEKRLAGPQERTVLATDDRTINNRRPLNGALSAEERGAIGRPVFREKHRTRQHNDLRLPAAESDSERESRLNELHEAKRQILELERKIQELEGRIPRKYPDVTFLNYKNRKRILITGGAGFVGSHLVDYLMMQGHELIVADNFFTGRKRNVEHWLGHENFELIHHDIVNPLFIEVDEIYHLASPASPPHYMYNPVKTIKTNTLGTINVLGLAKRVGAKVLIASTSEVYGDPDVHPQPETYWGHVNPIGPRACYDEGKRVSETLSYAYAKQEKVNVRVARIFNTYGPRMHMNDGRVVSNFIIQALQNQSITIYGSGKQTRSFQYVSDLVDGLVALMASNYTQPVNLGNPVERTIQDFAEIIHDLVGCKSQIIELPAVEDDPQRRKPDISRAKKIINWEPRVPLQEGLMKTIDYFRKELARSNHSQRNIFVPETTEYRNLL; encoded by the exons ATGCCTTTTCCGACGCCAA TGATTTGTTTGTACAAATCGTGGGGCAATCCGGTGCACGGAATGGGACCGGGGCAGTACGGCGACGAGGACTTTGCCGACGAAGCCGATAACAGTGTGGGTGCGGATAACTTCGTCGTTGGCGAGAAACGGTTAGCGGGGCCGCAGGAGCGAACAGTGTTAGCAACCGACGATCGAACAATCAATAATAGACGGCCCCTTAATGGGGCCCTATCGGCGGAGGAGCGCGGTGCGATTGGCCGTCCAGTGTTCCGCGAAAAACATCGCACGAGGCAACATAACGATCtccggctgccggcggcggaatcggacagcgagcgagagtcCCGGCTCAACGAACTGCACGAGGCGAAGCGACAAATTTTGGAGCTGGAGCGCAAAATACAGGAGTTGGAAGGTCGGATACCGCGCAAGTATCCAGACGTAACCTTCCTGAACTATAAGAACCGTAAGCGAATCTTG ATAACCGGAGGGGCTGGATTCGTAGGTTCGCATCTGGTCGACTATCTCATGATGCAGGGCCACGAGTTGATAGTGGCGGACAACTTCTTCACCGGTCGCAAACGCAACGTGGAGCATTGGCTTGGGCACGAGAACTTTGAGCTTATCCACCACGACATCGTAAACCCGCTGTTCATAGAGGTGGACGAGATCTATCATCTGGCGAGCCCCGCCAGCCCCCCGCACTACATGTACAACCCGgtgaaaacgatcaaaacgAATACGCTCGGAACGATCAACGTCCTGGGGCTGGCGAAGCGGGTCGGCGCCAAGGTGCTGATAGCGAGCACCTCCGAGGTGTACGGCGATCCGGATGTGCACCCGCAGCCCGAAACATACTGGGGCCATGTGAACCCGATCGGACCGCGGGCTTGCTACGACGAAGGCAAGCGCGTCTCGGAAACGCTCAGCTACGCCTATGCCAAACAGGAGAAAGTGAACGTCCGCGTAGCGCGCATTTTCAACACATATGGGCCACGGATGCACATGAACGATGGGCGCGTCGTGTCCAACTTTATCATTCAGGCTCTGCAGAATCAGTCCATTACC ATCTACGGTAGTGGGAAGCAGACGCGTTCGTTCCAGTACGTGTCCGATCTGGTCGACGGTTTGGTCGCACTAATGGCGTCCAACTATACGCAGCCCGTTAATCTGGGCAATCCGGTGGAGCGCACGATACAAGACTTCGCCGAAATCATACACGATCTGGTGGGCTGCAAAAGTCAAATCATCGAACTACCAGCCGTGGAAGACGACCCACAGCGACGGAAGCCGGATATTTCGCGGGccaaaaaaattatcaactGGGAACCAAGG GTTCCACTGCAGGAGGGACTTATGAAAACGATCGATTACTTCCGTAAGGAGCTGGCACGATCGAACCACTCGCAGCGGAATATTTTCGTTCCCGAAACGACGGAGTATCGAAATTTACTGTGA
- the LOC131212149 gene encoding zinc finger protein 613-like has translation MNDLCRLCLKKCELFGMHITSADGLLRNVPKMLQECISIEVNDREPNMFSKLICNDCLYKLELFAAFREQSLKSQEYYYGLVLYYQQPAPCSSTAPVMGAACEVFGIVNGLQTGQQADPEHHTEDDAQHHQILADINFTGNEFMMDETEKSQLNKDYDDIIRSLEKDDLDFTTNDDDFQIKNELGMTISKTAEQKYCQNTLKEDQQQQQQQQSQDLSHLEQDHRDEQVLLSDTATRLTDCFNPYDEIAQSIATDGTLHQDQGATEDDGIDYDDFVGMATPSDVHQETSISDIQVQHLMEDVVQGEGLAMVQTGPSQDASVIVSSTDELLQEQPTHTTLTAPDTADEYQPQPSEPEMLTGHTGTSSDDLPPDGKTCGVCFKTFRSRHKLKRHLNTHLRLAPFKCTFDGCTKAFKSRIGLEEHLARHNNTFEYSCDICSKGFQNRSYLTAHRRAHNTVRNFQCNLCGQTFKAKQAMLNHKNRHLGLKPFACDHCDKQFTTNPLLQRHVLEKHPVTSATEVRYPCEDCGKSFTSRSYLKVHRKIHRNERSFVCEICQRGHITRVDLEVHMTTHTGEKPYICEICGKGYSRRNALYCHRRTHTKERPYSCDICGHVFSQYTPLQVHRRTHHESGKWKAQGSTEEAAPQQDLRCTIFACMACDFATESSLEEHIKINHSR, from the exons ATGAACGATCTGTGCCGGTTGTGTTTGAAGAAGTGCGAACTTTTCGGAATGCACATCACTTCCGCCGATGGTTTGCTGCGCAATGTGCCCAAGATGCTTCAGGAATGCATCTCGATCGAAGTGAACGACCGTGAACCAAACATGTTTTCGAAGCTGATCTGCAACGATTGCCTGTACAAGCTCGAGCTGTTCGCAGCCTTTCGGGAGCAGTCTTTGAAAAGCCAGGAATATTACTATG GTCTGGTACTTTACTACCAGCAACCAGCACCCTGCTCGTCGACCGCGCCAGTGATGGGTGCAGCGTGCGAGGTGTTTGGGATCGTGAATGGCTTACAAACGGGACAGCAAGCGGATCCGGAGCACCATACCGAGGACGACGCGCAGCACCATCAAATTCTGGCCGATATCAACTTCACCGGGAATGAGTTTATGAtggacgaaacggaaaagtctCAGCTGAACAAAGACTATGATGACATAATCCGGAGCCTGGAGAAGGACGACCTCGATTTTACGACAAACGATGACGACTTTCAA ATCAAGAACGAGTTGGGAATGACGATTTCTAAGACTGCCGAACAAAAATACTGCCAAAACACCTTGAAGGaagatcagcagcagcaacagcagcagcaatcgcaggATCTCTCGCATCTCGAGCAAGACCATCGGGACGAGCAGGTTCTTCTCTCGGACACCGCAACACGATTAACGGACTGTTTTAATCCCTACGATGAGATTGCTCAATCAATCGCAACCGATGGCACCTTACACCAGGATCAAGGAGCCACGGAGGACGACGGAATCGACTACGATGATTTCGTTGGCATGGCAACACCATCGGACGTTCATCAGGAAACG TCAATCTCTGACATCCAGGTGCAGCATTTGATGGAAGATGTGGTGCAAGGAGAAGGTCTCGCCATGGTGCAGACTGGACCATCGCAGGACGCGTCAGTCATCGTGTCGTCTACGGATGAACTGCTGCAGGAACAACCTACACACACGACGCTGACCGCACCAGACACGGCAGACGAATACCAACCGCAACCGAGTGAACCGGAAATGCTTACCGGTCACACCGGGACTAGCAGCGATGATCTTCCTCCGGATGGCAAAACCTGTGGCGTGTGTTTCAAAACGTTCCGCAGCCGGCATAAGCTTAAGCGACACCTAAACACCCATCTGCGGCTCGCACCGTTCAAGTGCACCTTCGACGGGTGCACGAAAGCGTTTAAATCACGTATCGGCCTCGAGGAACATCTAGCGCGACACAACAACACGTTCGAGTACTCGTGTGACATTTGCTCGAAGGGTTTTCAAAACCGCAGCTACCTGACGGCGCATCGGCGGGCGCACAATACGGTGCGCAACTTCCAGTGTAACCTGTGCGGGCAGACGTTCAAAGCGAAACAGGCCATGCTGAACCACAAAAACCGCCACCTAGGATTGAAACCGTTCGCGTGCGATCACTGCGACAAACAGTTCACGACCAATCCGCTGCTGCAGAGACACGTCCTCGAGAAACACCCCGTGACCAGCGCCACGGAAGTGCGCTATCCGTGTGAAGATTGTGGTAAAAGTTTCACCTCCCGCAGCTACCTGAAGGTTCACCGAAAGATCCATCGTAACgagcgttcgttcgtttgcgaG ATCTGCCAAAGAGGACACATAACGCGCGTTGATCTGGAGGTACACATGACGACGCACACGGGCGAAAAGCCGTACATTTGTGAGATCTGCGGCAAGGGGTACTCCCGCCGGAACGCGCTGTACTGCCACCGGCGTACGCATACCAAGGAGCGCCCGTACAGCTGTGATATCTGTGGCCACGTGTTTTCGCAGTACACACCACTGCAAGTGCACCGCCGAACACACCATGAAAGCGGAAAGTGGAAAGCACAGGGGTCGACTGAGGAAGCAGCACCACAACAGGACTTACGGTGCACGATCTTTGCGTGTATGGCGTGTGACTTTGCGACAGAGTCCTCGTTAGAAGAGCACATCAAAATAAACCATTCGCGGTAG
- the LOC131210499 gene encoding hexosaminidase D, whose product MHSRLLMVCWRRKLFFVGAALLFLLVLWFWGFLYTTHITENGGKIVSLRELMLGHTHGRHESLLHRLGFYETAANTGTAASRAGAPTYVGGTSQDSNGGVKFVKPTLTNKLSSAAPRASDWDTIMQSEHDTKLGRGRADEASKVLRHISDEMRMAAERQSHYEHELKRMGVPVIAGVGPGGKPGPPAQRLVHFDLKGAPPKVSYMRRLLPILKTLGATGILLEYEDMFPYGGSLAPLAARNAYNRDELLQILKTAFALGLNVIPLVQTFGHLEYALKLNEFAHLREVDDSPQALCPSYNASMAFLEELLGQVIEYHTPADNENLLHREDIERLTPKLTHIHIGCDEVYRLAECSRCRHRLKDQLFLDHVYNVASLVRRRWPKLGVIIWDDMFRHISLDTLQASGIGPLVEPMIWVYTEDIYKFVQSATWEKYASVFGTAWAASAFKGAHGEGLLMPPVRRHLENTLRWLAVMQGEGNRFAHGLQGLALTGWQRYDHFAVLCELLPTALPSLAVCLSTAAKGYFDVSARTNPILSSLTCPEPNGEHHAWLELHKDSLMVTFSRCMFPGSMIYRFMLRLTTLVAEANEYIEDTKQRRGWLTDYNIRHNFSSAARVDELLGENYRLLNSVSNLARNAASTLAEAYDHWTYGEFIEQRIFPILEELKRLERAGDGLRKRRVWPQRPLPYLKPFEVLGIDEKT is encoded by the exons ATGCACTCCCGCCTGTTGATGGTCTGCTGGCGCCGCAAGCTGTTCTTCGTCGGTGCGGCACTCCTTTTCCTGCTGGTCCTGTGGTTCTGGGGCTTCCTTTACACGACCCACATTACGGAGAATGGCGGCAAAATAGTGTCGTTGCGTGAACTGATGCTCGGCCACACGCACGGGCGTCACGAAAGTCTGCTGCACCGGTTGGGTTTCTACGAAACGGCCGCCAACACGGGAACTGCGGCATCGCGGGCAGGTGCGCCGACCTACGTTGGTGGCACCTCGCAGGACTCAAATGGTGGCGTTAAGTTCGTAAAGCCGACTCT TACTAACAAACTGAGTTCTGCAGCACCGCGCGCTAGCGACTGGGACACGATCATGCAGAGTGAGCACGACACGAAGCTGGGCCGTGGTCGGGCAGATGAGGCAAGCAAGGTGCTACGACACATCTCGGACGAAATGCGTATGGCCGCCGAGAGGCAGAGCCACTACGAGCATGAGCTGAAGCGAATGGGCGTGCCAGTGATTGCCGGAGTTGGTCCGGGCGGTAAACCGGGACCTCCGGCCCAGCGCTTGGTTCACTTTGACCTGAAAGGAGCCCCACCGAAGGTGTCCTACATGAGGCGGCTGCTGCCTATCCTGAAGACGCTCGGTGCGACCGGCATTTTGCTCGAGTACGAGGACATGTTTCCGTACGGTGGGTCGCTGGCACCGTTGGCCGCCCGGAACGCCTACAACCGGGACGAGTTGCTGCAGATCCTCAAGACAGCGTTTGCGCTGGGGCTGAACGTGATTCCGTTGGTGCAAACATTCGGTCACCTCGAGTACGCCCTGAAGCTGAATGAGTTTGCGCATTTGCGCGAGGTCGACGACTCACCGCAGGCCCTCTGTCCGAGCTACAACGCGTCGATGGCGTTCTTGGAGGAGCTTCTGGGGCAAGTGATCGAGTACCACACCCCGGCCGACAACGAGAACCTTCTGCACCGGGAGGACATCGAACGACTAACGCCGAAACTGACCCACATCCACATTGGCTGCGACGAGGTGTACCGTTTGGCGGAGTGTTCGcggtgccggcaccggctcaAGGATCAACTGTTCCTCGATCACGTGTACAACGTAGCTTCGCTGGTGCGACGTCGTTGGCCGAAACTTGGCGTCATTATTTGGGACGACATGTTCCGGCACATTTCACTCGATACCCTGCAGGCGTCCGGCATTGGGCCACTGGTCGAGCCGATGATCTGGGTGTACACGGAGGATATCTACAAGTTTGTACAGTCTGCCACCTGGGAGAAGTACGCGTCCGTGTTCGGAACGGCTTGGGCCGCGTCGGCCTTCAAGGGGGCACACGGAGAGGGACTGTTGATGCCACCGGTTCGACGACATCTGGAGAACACGCtccggtggctggcggtgaTGCAGGGCGAGGGGAACCGCTTCGCGCACGGACTGCAGGGCTTAGCGCTGACCGGTTGGCAGCGGTACGATCACTTTGCGGTGCTGTGTGAACTGCTCCCGACGGCTCTACCCAGCCTGGCAGTATGCTTGTCGACCGCAGCGAAGGGATACTTTGACGTGAGCGCCCGCACGAACCCGATCCTCAGCAGCCTCACGTGCCCGGAACCCAACGGGGAGCACCATGCGTGGTTGGAGCTTCACAAGGACTCGCTCATGGTGACCTTCTCGCGTTGCATGTTTCCGGGCAGTATGATCTATCGGTTCATGTTGCGCCTCACGACACTAGTGGCCGAGGCGAACGAGTACATCGAGGACACTAAGCAGCGCCGCGGGTGGCTGACGGACTACAACATTCGGCACAACTTCAGCAGCGCGGCCCGCGTGGACGAACTGCTCGGTGAAAACTATCGCCTGCTGAACTCGGTCTCCAATCTGGCCCGTAATGCGGCCTCTACGCTGGCCGAGGCGTACGACCAT TGGACGTACGGGGAGTTCATCGAACAGCGCATCTTTCCCATCCTGGAGGAGCTGAAGCGATTGGAGCGAGCCGGCGATGGGCTACGAAAGCGACGTGTTTGGCCACAGCGTCCACTGCCCTACTTGAAACCGTTCGAGGTGCTAGGCATCGACGAGAAAACATAG